A region from the Cellvibrio sp. PSBB006 genome encodes:
- a CDS encoding LysR family transcriptional regulator: MQRWERIEAFVEVVRLGNFSAAARQLQVSSSHISRLVSQLEQQLGTQLLYRTTRQIRLTDSGALYYESCRQLFEGFKDAELALDHHQTNPTGLLKITAATTFGERYIAPLVNEFHTLYPQLKISMHLTNRQLELIEEGYDIAIRMGVLKESTLVARRLCDRREFVVGSPDYFAHHPQPRKLAELEQHNCLIGSRDHWLFLDKGARKDLVVTGNWHANSGPALVDAALRGIGLAQLPDYYVTEYLASGQLIPVLDEYQFIDTGVWVLYPQQRYLAAKVRLFIDFLVEKFAAGIPWEQ, encoded by the coding sequence ATGCAGCGTTGGGAGAGAATTGAAGCTTTTGTTGAAGTGGTACGTTTGGGGAATTTTTCGGCAGCAGCCCGGCAATTGCAAGTATCAAGTTCGCATATCAGCCGGCTGGTCAGCCAGTTGGAACAACAATTGGGTACCCAATTGCTCTATCGCACCACCCGCCAGATCCGCCTGACCGACAGTGGGGCACTTTACTACGAAAGTTGTCGCCAGCTGTTCGAAGGCTTTAAAGATGCCGAACTGGCATTGGACCACCATCAAACCAATCCGACCGGTTTATTAAAGATTACTGCCGCCACCACCTTTGGCGAGCGTTATATCGCGCCCTTGGTCAATGAATTTCATACCCTGTATCCGCAGTTAAAAATCAGTATGCACCTGACGAATCGACAGTTGGAGCTGATTGAGGAAGGCTACGATATCGCGATCCGTATGGGGGTATTAAAAGAATCCACCCTGGTGGCGCGCCGTTTATGTGATCGACGGGAATTTGTGGTGGGATCGCCGGATTATTTTGCTCACCATCCCCAACCGCGCAAGTTGGCAGAGCTGGAGCAGCATAACTGCCTGATTGGCTCGCGCGATCATTGGTTGTTTCTGGATAAGGGCGCTCGTAAGGATCTGGTGGTTACCGGTAACTGGCATGCCAATTCCGGTCCCGCTCTGGTGGATGCCGCCTTGCGTGGTATTGGTCTGGCGCAACTGCCGGACTATTACGTCACCGAGTATCTGGCCAGCGGGCAACTGATACCTGTCCTGGATGAGTATCAATTCATCGATACGGGTGTCTGGGTTTTGTATCCGCAACAACGTTATCTCGCCGCCAAGGTGCGCCTGTTTATTGATTTTCTGGTGGAAAAATTTGCAGCCGGTATCCCGTGGGAGCAGTAA
- a CDS encoding Dabb family protein, whose translation MSGHIAKLSHQVFFWLKNPDSAEDLEQLLAGIRSLSAIETVRGMHVGVPAATEQRPVIDNSYSASELLFFDSIEDQNTYQNHPLHEQFIAEYSHLWSKVMVFDSISRATENEFGL comes from the coding sequence ATGAGCGGCCACATTGCCAAGCTATCCCACCAGGTGTTCTTCTGGCTGAAAAACCCCGACTCTGCCGAAGACCTGGAACAACTACTCGCCGGTATCCGCAGTTTGTCCGCCATTGAAACGGTGCGCGGCATGCATGTGGGCGTGCCCGCTGCTACCGAGCAGCGCCCGGTGATCGACAACAGCTATAGCGCCTCCGAATTACTGTTCTTCGATAGCATTGAAGATCAGAACACCTACCAAAACCATCCGCTGCACGAGCAGTTTATCGCCGAGTACTCCCACCTGTGGAGCAAGGTGATGGTGTTTGATTCCATCAGCCGCGCCACTGAAAATGAGTTTGGCCTCTAA
- the dxs gene encoding 1-deoxy-D-xylulose-5-phosphate synthase, with protein MFNEIPTSRPSTPLLDSIDSPAELRALNEKQLPELAEELRAFLLYTVGQTGGHFGAGLGVVELTIALHYVYQTPDDRLVWDVGHQTYPHKILTNRRERMHSMRQGGGLSGFPKRDESDYDTFGVGHSSTSISAALGMAIGSQMAESERKCVAVIGDGAMTAGMAFEALNHTAHINSDMLVILNDNNMSISPNVGGLATYLSKIWGSKFYNSLREGSKQVLTKIPQAWEFARRTEEHFKGFVSPGTLFEEMGFNYIGPIDGHDLISLVRYLRNLREVKGPKLLHVITQKGKGFGPAEEDPVGYHALNKIEPKKTVIKNANIAVKPKYQQVFGDWLCDMAAQDERLVGITPAMCEGSGMVEFAQNFPERFYDVAIAEQHAVTLAAGIACEGQKPVVAIYSTFLQRAYDQLIHDVALQNLDVTFAIDRAGMVGEDGATHAGAFDISFLRCIPNTVIAAPSDENECRQLLYTAYQHPGPAAVRYPRGTGTGAAINATMTALPLGKGLIKREGKQVAILSFGTSLASALQAAEKLNASVCDMRFVKPLDTELIERMAAEHSLLVTLEENVIAGGAGAAVSEHLASAGVVMPVLHLGFSDRFVEQDSQKQQLVDQGLDAAGIEQAIMARQALLAGKKIVAS; from the coding sequence ATGTTTAACGAGATACCCACCAGCCGACCGTCCACCCCGCTTCTGGATAGCATTGACTCTCCAGCGGAGCTGCGTGCGCTCAACGAAAAACAACTGCCCGAACTGGCTGAAGAACTGCGCGCGTTCCTGCTTTATACGGTAGGCCAGACCGGCGGTCATTTTGGTGCCGGCCTCGGTGTGGTGGAACTCACCATAGCACTGCATTACGTTTACCAGACTCCCGATGATCGCCTGGTATGGGATGTGGGCCACCAGACTTACCCGCACAAAATTCTCACCAACCGCCGCGAACGGATGCACAGCATGCGTCAGGGCGGCGGTTTATCGGGCTTTCCCAAGCGCGATGAAAGCGATTACGACACCTTTGGTGTCGGCCACTCCAGCACCTCCATCAGTGCCGCATTGGGCATGGCCATCGGCAGTCAGATGGCCGAAAGCGAGCGCAAATGTGTTGCCGTGATCGGCGATGGTGCCATGACCGCTGGTATGGCTTTTGAGGCGCTGAACCATACGGCGCACATCAACAGCGACATGTTAGTCATCCTCAATGACAACAATATGTCGATCTCGCCCAATGTGGGCGGATTGGCCACCTATCTATCCAAGATCTGGGGCAGCAAGTTTTACAACTCCCTGCGCGAAGGCAGTAAGCAAGTACTCACTAAAATCCCGCAGGCCTGGGAATTTGCCCGTCGCACCGAAGAACACTTCAAGGGCTTTGTCTCTCCCGGCACCCTGTTTGAAGAGATGGGCTTTAACTATATCGGCCCCATCGATGGCCATGACCTCATCAGTCTGGTGCGCTACCTGCGCAACCTGCGCGAAGTTAAAGGCCCCAAGCTGCTACATGTGATAACCCAGAAGGGCAAGGGCTTTGGCCCTGCCGAGGAAGATCCGGTGGGGTATCACGCGCTCAACAAGATCGAACCCAAAAAAACAGTTATCAAAAACGCCAACATCGCCGTAAAGCCCAAATACCAACAAGTCTTTGGTGACTGGTTATGTGATATGGCCGCACAGGATGAACGCCTGGTCGGTATTACCCCCGCCATGTGCGAAGGCTCAGGCATGGTGGAGTTTGCGCAGAATTTCCCCGAGCGGTTTTACGATGTTGCCATTGCCGAACAACATGCGGTAACCCTGGCCGCCGGTATCGCTTGCGAGGGCCAGAAGCCGGTGGTGGCGATTTACTCCACTTTTTTACAGCGGGCATACGATCAGTTAATCCACGACGTAGCCTTGCAAAACCTCGATGTGACCTTTGCCATCGATCGCGCTGGCATGGTCGGCGAAGACGGTGCAACCCACGCCGGTGCCTTTGATATCAGCTTCCTGCGCTGTATTCCCAATACGGTAATCGCCGCACCGAGCGATGAAAATGAATGCCGCCAGCTGCTCTATACGGCCTACCAACATCCCGGCCCCGCCGCTGTGCGCTATCCGCGCGGCACCGGCACCGGCGCAGCTATTAACGCCACCATGACGGCTTTACCCCTCGGCAAAGGTCTGATCAAACGCGAAGGCAAACAGGTGGCGATTCTCAGCTTTGGCACCTCGCTGGCAAGCGCCTTACAGGCAGCCGAAAAGCTCAATGCCAGTGTTTGTGATATGCGCTTTGTAAAACCGCTGGATACTGAATTGATTGAGCGTATGGCCGCCGAACACAGCCTGCTAGTAACGCTCGAAGAAAATGTCATCGCCGGCGGCGCAGGTGCAGCAGTCAGTGAGCATCTGGCCAGCGCCGGCGTGGTTATGCCGGTCCTGCACCTGGGGTTCAGTGACCGCTTTGTTGAGCAGGACAGCCAAAAACAACAACTGGTTGATCAGGGGCTGGATGCCGCCGGCATTGAGCAGGCGATCATGGCCCGCCAGGCATTGCTGGCAGGAAAAAAGATCGTTGCGAGCTAA
- the ispA gene encoding (2E,6E)-farnesyl diphosphate synthase, producing MSDDFSQFVANCRHRVDSALQNLLPVTMGAGERLRDAMRYSLFNGGKRVRPILVYASGLAVGGALNPAQQASLDTIACALECIHAYSLVHDDLPAMDDDDLRRGKPTCHIAFDEATAILAGDALQTLAFELLSEAPHLDDACKITLLQQLTRASGVRGMVLGQSIDLAAVNHQLDLTQLETMHRHKTGALISASVAMGAIACGADEPRLHALGTYAAAIGLAFQVQDDILDVITDTATLGKQQGADIARNKPTYVSLLGLDNARAKARELHQQALAALTEFDQRAQPLRALSAYIIERSH from the coding sequence ATGAGTGACGATTTCAGTCAGTTTGTAGCCAATTGCCGCCATCGTGTCGACAGCGCCTTGCAGAATCTGCTCCCTGTCACCATGGGTGCCGGCGAACGCTTGCGGGACGCCATGCGTTACAGCCTGTTCAATGGCGGCAAGCGCGTGCGCCCCATCCTGGTCTATGCCAGCGGACTGGCGGTCGGCGGCGCGTTAAACCCGGCACAACAGGCTTCTCTCGATACCATCGCCTGCGCGCTCGAATGTATTCATGCCTACAGCCTCGTTCATGACGACCTACCCGCCATGGATGACGATGATTTGCGGCGCGGCAAGCCCACCTGCCATATTGCCTTTGATGAAGCTACAGCCATCCTCGCCGGTGATGCGCTGCAAACCCTGGCGTTTGAGTTACTCAGTGAAGCACCCCACCTGGACGATGCCTGCAAGATTACCTTGCTGCAACAGCTGACCCGCGCCTCCGGGGTACGTGGCATGGTGTTGGGTCAATCCATTGATTTGGCTGCGGTCAACCATCAATTGGATTTAACGCAACTGGAAACCATGCACCGCCATAAGACCGGTGCATTAATTAGCGCAAGCGTTGCCATGGGTGCTATTGCCTGTGGCGCAGATGAACCACGATTACACGCGCTTGGCACCTATGCCGCCGCTATTGGGCTGGCGTTTCAGGTGCAGGACGACATCCTGGACGTTATTACCGATACCGCGACTCTCGGCAAGCAGCAAGGCGCAGATATAGCACGCAACAAGCCTACCTACGTGTCTTTATTAGGGTTGGATAACGCACGCGCCAAAGCACGGGAATTGCACCAGCAGGCTCTGGCGGCGCTGACGGAATTTGATCAACGGGCTCAGCCGTTACGGGCTCTTTCGGCGTATATCATCGAACGCAGTCACTAA
- a CDS encoding exodeoxyribonuclease VII small subunit — protein MAVKKKGADFEQSLNALETLVNKMEQGDMTLEESLKAFETGIQLTRDCQARLAAAEQQVQKLVENQGVINLEPFDAQGDDE, from the coding sequence ATGGCAGTAAAAAAGAAAGGCGCAGACTTTGAGCAGTCCCTTAATGCGCTGGAAACCCTGGTTAACAAGATGGAACAGGGCGACATGACACTGGAAGAGTCCCTCAAAGCGTTCGAAACCGGCATCCAATTAACACGGGATTGCCAGGCACGGCTGGCGGCCGCCGAGCAACAGGTACAGAAATTGGTGGAAAATCAGGGCGTTATCAACCTCGAGCCATTTGACGCCCAAGGCGACGACGAATGA
- a CDS encoding acyltransferase, which translates to MYSKLESLRGVAACLVLLFHSHFIVGTKSLDFVKNSYLFVDFFFILSGFVLTLAYADKIRQGLAFREYISLRLGRIYPLHLFMLLVWVPYILGKQYFISAGYGGVDQFEHNNAYSFVSNLFLVHAMGVHDYLSWNHPSWSISVEFFTYIAFFILLLTLDRSGSRIFPLLIIIPGYAFLFSVNPAGQMDGTYDYGFIRCMSAFYCGVLLYRWKDEIAQGLARFNIHALEIVAVALTVAAVCLAHRGDGYLAMTLASFCLLLMVFASPIHGLVGRLLDTAPLRSIGLWSYSIYMTHDIILSFFSNLYEIVFKAAPKNLGVWAVLINIALILLTVLISRFTYLYVEKYFRDKVKGLVSRKTDELPVRTPVGDEAVLPPSK; encoded by the coding sequence ATGTACAGCAAGCTGGAATCGTTGCGCGGTGTTGCGGCGTGTCTTGTCTTACTTTTCCATTCTCATTTTATTGTTGGAACCAAAAGCCTCGATTTTGTTAAAAACAGTTATCTGTTTGTGGATTTCTTTTTTATTTTATCCGGGTTTGTTTTGACGCTCGCCTATGCCGATAAAATCCGCCAGGGTTTGGCATTTCGTGAATACATCAGCCTGCGGCTCGGCCGAATTTACCCCTTACACTTGTTTATGCTCCTGGTATGGGTGCCTTATATTTTGGGCAAGCAGTACTTTATCAGTGCGGGTTATGGCGGCGTAGATCAGTTCGAACATAACAACGCCTACAGCTTTGTCAGTAATCTGTTTTTGGTGCACGCCATGGGGGTGCACGATTATTTGTCGTGGAATCATCCCAGTTGGAGTATCAGTGTAGAGTTTTTTACCTACATTGCGTTCTTCATTTTGTTGTTAACCCTTGATCGCAGCGGCAGCAGAATCTTTCCCTTGCTGATTATTATTCCCGGTTACGCCTTCCTCTTCAGTGTTAACCCGGCGGGACAGATGGATGGAACCTATGATTACGGCTTTATTCGCTGTATGTCAGCATTTTATTGCGGCGTGCTCTTGTATCGTTGGAAGGATGAGATTGCGCAGGGGTTGGCGCGTTTCAATATTCATGCACTGGAAATCGTCGCCGTTGCATTGACGGTGGCTGCGGTGTGTCTTGCGCATCGCGGCGACGGTTATCTTGCGATGACATTGGCATCTTTCTGTTTGTTGCTGATGGTATTTGCCAGCCCTATTCATGGTCTTGTCGGGCGGCTATTGGACACGGCGCCGTTGCGCAGTATCGGATTGTGGTCCTATTCCATCTACATGACTCATGACATCATTCTCTCGTTCTTTTCCAACCTGTATGAAATCGTGTTTAAGGCCGCCCCCAAAAATCTTGGGGTCTGGGCCGTGTTGATTAATATTGCCTTGATTCTATTAACCGTTCTGATTTCACGTTTTACCTACCTCTACGTGGAAAAATATTTTCGCGATAAGGTCAAAGGGCTGGTCAGTCGTAAAACGGATGAATTGCCGGTTCGGACTCCCGTCGGCGACGAAGCTGTTTTGCCACCCTCCAAATGA
- a CDS encoding HNH endonuclease, translating into MEARILRLNTAGQPIEWLHWQEAVCLYARDLVAWSLGGFVRRVHGGHSRLTGLQTYMDLPAIIACGGNRLARMRLIPPLTNAALFARDHYQCLYCGRSFTYGQLSRDHVHPLSRGGKDKWNNVVAACKRCNQHKGNRLLTEVNMELLALPFCPNTAEYLALINSERIRGDQMEFLRPQFSTRRNWQ; encoded by the coding sequence ATGGAAGCACGAATATTGCGGCTCAATACGGCGGGTCAACCGATCGAGTGGCTGCATTGGCAAGAAGCTGTGTGTCTTTATGCGCGCGACCTGGTGGCCTGGAGCCTGGGTGGTTTTGTTCGCCGTGTTCACGGCGGGCATTCCCGGCTGACAGGTTTGCAGACCTACATGGATTTGCCAGCCATTATTGCCTGTGGCGGCAATCGTCTTGCGCGTATGCGTTTAATTCCCCCGTTGACCAATGCAGCCTTGTTTGCGCGCGATCATTATCAATGTCTGTACTGCGGGCGTTCCTTTACCTATGGACAGCTGTCCCGTGACCATGTGCACCCCTTGAGTCGTGGTGGCAAAGACAAGTGGAATAATGTGGTAGCCGCATGCAAACGCTGTAATCAGCATAAAGGCAATCGGTTATTGACCGAAGTGAATATGGAATTGCTGGCTTTGCCTTTTTGCCCCAATACGGCGGAGTATCTGGCGCTGATCAACAGCGAGCGGATTCGCGGCGACCAGATGGAGTTCTTGCGTCCGCAATTCAGTACGCGGCGCAACTGGCAGTAG
- a CDS encoding sugar phosphate isomerase/epimerase has product MSSSSDFSLSRRHFLVASAGLIGSASLGIATLDAVAAPAFDFEISLAQWSLHKALFAGEIKALDFPVVARKTYDIGAVEYVNQFFMDKAKDQTFLRQLKQRAEDNGVVNSLIMIDGEPEMASADKQIRAAAIEGHKKWIEAARYLDCTAIRINLHGEGTEAEWKKHSTETLRALCEFSDDFNINILVENHGGFSSDAKLLTDVMRAVDHSRCGTMPDFGNFCVRRRDGDMWESPCVEQYDIYKGVAELMPYAGAVSAKSFDFDEQGNESSIDFRAMLKLVKAANYQGYVGIEYEGNKLSEEAGIRATKKLLDTIRAEMA; this is encoded by the coding sequence ATGTCCTCTTCGTCAGACTTTTCCCTCTCCCGCCGACACTTTCTTGTTGCATCAGCGGGGCTTATTGGTAGTGCATCTCTGGGTATCGCTACCCTGGACGCGGTTGCTGCACCGGCCTTTGATTTTGAGATTTCCCTGGCGCAGTGGTCCTTGCACAAGGCGTTATTTGCCGGCGAGATCAAGGCGCTGGATTTTCCGGTTGTTGCGCGCAAAACCTATGACATAGGCGCGGTGGAATACGTCAACCAATTTTTTATGGACAAAGCCAAAGACCAAACGTTTTTGCGACAACTCAAACAACGCGCCGAAGATAATGGTGTGGTGAACTCCCTGATTATGATTGACGGTGAGCCAGAGATGGCATCTGCCGATAAACAAATTCGTGCTGCCGCTATTGAGGGGCATAAGAAATGGATTGAAGCGGCAAGATATCTTGACTGCACTGCCATACGTATCAACTTGCATGGTGAGGGAACAGAAGCTGAATGGAAAAAGCACTCCACCGAAACACTGCGCGCCTTGTGTGAGTTCTCGGACGATTTCAATATCAATATTCTGGTAGAAAACCATGGTGGTTTTTCTTCCGATGCAAAATTACTGACCGATGTGATGCGCGCCGTTGATCACTCGCGGTGCGGTACCATGCCGGACTTCGGTAATTTTTGTGTTCGTCGTCGCGATGGTGATATGTGGGAATCCCCTTGCGTTGAACAATATGATATCTACAAAGGCGTGGCGGAATTGATGCCTTATGCCGGCGCTGTGAGTGCCAAAAGTTTTGACTTTGATGAGCAAGGCAATGAAAGCAGTATCGACTTTCGGGCCATGTTAAAGCTGGTGAAGGCGGCTAATTATCAGGGATACGTTGGCATCGAATACGAAGGCAATAAATTAAGTGAAGAGGCCGGTATTCGCGCAACTAAAAAATTACTTGATACGATTCGTGCCGAGATGGCTTGA
- a CDS encoding thioredoxin family protein: MTDNIKHPQVVSREAWLVARKAHLQKEKEFTHFRDQLSAERRALPWVKVDKEYIFESSQGKETLSDLFNGRSQLIVYHFMFAPGWEQGCDGCSFLADHFDGPNLHLPHHDVTLLAVSRAPWQEFQAFKQRMGWQFKWVSSFGSDFNYDYHVSPSEADITAGKMYYNYEEQEGEPGEGPGVSVFYKDNEGNIFHTYSAYARGGDILINTYNFLDLTPKGRNEDEIMDWMRLHDEYEDAQPTKDACCH, encoded by the coding sequence ATGACCGACAACATCAAACATCCGCAAGTGGTATCCCGTGAAGCATGGTTAGTCGCGCGTAAAGCGCATCTGCAAAAGGAAAAAGAATTTACACATTTTCGCGATCAGTTGAGCGCCGAGCGACGGGCCTTGCCTTGGGTAAAGGTTGACAAGGAATACATATTCGAGAGCTCACAAGGCAAGGAAACCCTGAGCGATTTGTTCAACGGGCGCAGCCAATTAATTGTGTACCATTTTATGTTTGCCCCCGGCTGGGAGCAGGGGTGTGATGGCTGCTCGTTTTTAGCTGACCATTTTGACGGGCCCAACTTGCATCTCCCCCATCACGATGTCACCTTGCTCGCGGTATCACGTGCGCCCTGGCAGGAATTTCAGGCATTTAAGCAACGCATGGGCTGGCAATTCAAATGGGTTTCCTCTTTCGGCAGTGACTTTAACTACGATTACCATGTCAGCCCCAGTGAAGCCGACATAACCGCGGGTAAGATGTATTACAACTATGAAGAGCAAGAGGGCGAACCCGGTGAGGGGCCTGGTGTCAGCGTGTTTTATAAAGATAATGAAGGCAATATTTTTCACACCTATTCCGCTTACGCGCGCGGCGGTGACATTCTGATTAATACGTATAATTTTCTGGATCTCACGCCAAAGGGCCGCAATGAGGATGAGATTATGGACTGGATGCGGCTTCACGATGAATATGAAGATGCTCAACCGACTAAGGATGCCTGTTGTCATTGA
- a CDS encoding GyrI-like domain-containing protein — MTMPSATSIKPARFEQKSTMRIAGLRLRLDDKAAQKIPELWQQLAPHLGKVSSQVGNADYGLCIRVDDSNSCFDYLAGMEIGDRSGVPTEWSEVMLPEQQYAIFTHHQHVSQLRQTIHNIFDQWLPASGYVHAAGGPGMVHFIERYGDTFNPQTGTGDIELWLPVKTR; from the coding sequence ATGACAATGCCTTCAGCGACGTCCATAAAACCTGCACGCTTTGAACAGAAAAGCACTATGCGTATTGCGGGCTTACGTCTTCGGCTTGATGATAAGGCCGCGCAAAAAATACCCGAACTGTGGCAACAACTTGCACCGCATCTGGGTAAAGTGTCATCACAAGTTGGCAACGCAGATTATGGCTTATGTATCCGTGTCGATGACAGTAATAGCTGTTTTGATTATCTGGCCGGCATGGAAATTGGAGATCGATCCGGTGTGCCAACAGAATGGTCTGAGGTAATGCTACCGGAGCAACAATACGCCATATTTACTCATCATCAACATGTGTCGCAATTGCGCCAAACTATCCATAACATTTTTGATCAATGGCTGCCTGCATCGGGTTATGTCCACGCAGCTGGCGGCCCAGGCATGGTGCATTTTATTGAGCGTTACGGTGACACGTTTAATCCGCAGACAGGTACCGGTGATATTGAACTCTGGTTACCCGTTAAAACCAGGTAA
- a CDS encoding YciI family protein has translation MKYLCLVYYDENVINAMSPQEWESLNKECIACGDNLRSTGHFLGGNALQPVNTAATLRVRDGRPHVTDGPFAETKEQLAGFYLLEAENLDQVIQLAGKIPPARLGSIEIRPIRELQPD, from the coding sequence ATGAAATACCTTTGTCTCGTTTACTACGATGAAAATGTTATCAATGCCATGTCTCCGCAAGAATGGGAGTCACTCAACAAGGAATGTATTGCCTGCGGTGACAATCTGCGTAGCACAGGCCACTTTCTTGGAGGTAATGCGCTGCAACCAGTCAATACAGCGGCCACCTTACGTGTTCGCGATGGCAGGCCACATGTTACCGATGGTCCCTTCGCCGAGACAAAAGAGCAATTGGCTGGCTTTTATTTATTGGAAGCCGAGAATCTCGACCAGGTGATTCAGCTAGCAGGCAAGATTCCACCTGCACGGCTCGGCAGCATTGAGATTCGACCCATTCGCGAATTGCAGCCTGATTAA
- a CDS encoding nuclear transport factor 2 family protein encodes MSTSNEEIEIRASIEQWEAAMRTGKVDEIVKHYADNLVAYDAVMKLQFVGKKAYTDHWHACMEFAPHGMIYEARDLVIHTEGSIAFSYNLARCGGYDDQGNEQFSWMRVTRGYRKMNGQWLVIHEHFSSPFDMESGKVLFDATP; translated from the coding sequence ATGTCCACGTCCAACGAAGAAATCGAAATCCGCGCCAGCATTGAACAATGGGAAGCCGCCATGCGCACCGGCAAGGTCGACGAGATCGTCAAACACTACGCCGACAACCTCGTCGCTTATGATGCGGTAATGAAGCTGCAATTCGTCGGCAAGAAAGCCTATACCGACCACTGGCATGCCTGCATGGAATTTGCACCACACGGCATGATTTACGAAGCACGCGATCTGGTTATCCATACCGAAGGCAGTATCGCATTCAGCTACAATCTGGCCCGGTGCGGCGGCTACGATGATCAGGGCAACGAGCAATTTTCCTGGATGCGCGTAACGCGTGGCTATCGCAAAATGAATGGTCAATGGCTCGTGATCCACGAACACTTTTCCAGTCCGTTTGATATGGAAAGCGGCAAAGTGTTGTTTGATGCAACACCTTGA
- a CDS encoding SRPBCC family protein — MKTKRSITMTIVLIIIALIAILLILAATKPDHFRVERTITINTSPEQIFPLINNFHQWTHWSPWEKKDPQMQRHYSDGPSGTGATYAWEGDNNVGHGRMEITESTPYTKVGIALHFIKPFTAHNTATFTLTPTDNGTRVEWIMEGPNSFISKLMHVFINMDKMVGKDFEAGLQQMKTVAEAPERASVR; from the coding sequence ATGAAGACCAAGAGATCCATCACCATGACCATTGTTCTGATTATCATTGCGCTGATTGCCATCCTGCTGATTCTGGCCGCGACCAAACCCGATCATTTTCGGGTTGAACGCACGATTACCATCAACACATCGCCTGAACAGATTTTCCCACTGATCAATAATTTTCATCAGTGGACACATTGGTCGCCATGGGAGAAAAAAGACCCGCAGATGCAACGCCATTACAGTGACGGCCCCAGCGGAACAGGCGCGACCTATGCGTGGGAGGGCGACAATAACGTTGGCCACGGACGCATGGAAATTACGGAATCCACGCCCTACACAAAAGTTGGTATTGCGTTGCATTTCATCAAGCCTTTTACCGCACATAACACCGCCACGTTTACGCTCACACCGACAGACAATGGCACCAGAGTCGAATGGATAATGGAGGGCCCGAATTCCTTCATCAGCAAACTTATGCATGTCTTTATCAATATGGACAAGATGGTGGGGAAAGATTTTGAGGCTGGATTGCAGCAGATGAAAACAGTCGCCGAAGCGCCAGAGAGAGCGTCGGTACGTTAA
- a CDS encoding YciI family protein, producing MKYLCLIYLDEEAMNALPPSEWNALIRECIAYSDQLQASHYYLAGDALESVHTATTVRWRNGKLSATDGPFAETKEQLAGYCLLEARDLNEAIQLASKLPPARYGGVEVRPIRELEESLVQTVS from the coding sequence ATGAAATACCTCTGCCTTATTTATCTCGACGAAGAAGCGATGAATGCACTGCCACCCAGTGAGTGGAACGCGCTGATAAGGGAGTGCATCGCCTATTCGGACCAACTGCAAGCCAGCCACTATTACCTCGCCGGCGATGCTCTGGAGTCCGTTCATACCGCCACCACCGTGCGCTGGCGCAATGGCAAATTGTCGGCAACCGACGGTCCCTTTGCTGAAACCAAAGAACAGCTTGCCGGTTATTGCTTGCTTGAAGCGCGGGATTTGAACGAAGCCATTCAGCTAGCGAGCAAATTGCCGCCAGCGCGCTATGGCGGTGTAGAAGTACGGCCCATCCGTGAGCTGGAAGAATCACTTGTTCAAACTGTCAGTTAA